DNA from Campylobacter lari:
CAGTTTCAGTAATGCAGCCAGGAAATACAGCTGAAACTCAAATAGGACAAATTGAACTTGTAAATTTTATCAATCCTGCAGGTTTACATGCTTTAGGGGATAACCTTTTAGTAGAAACTGATGCAAGTGGAGCGCCTATTGCAGGTATAGCGGGCGAGAACGGTTTTTCTGTCATCAAACACGGCTTTGTGGAGCTTAGTAATGTTCAGCTTGTAGAAGAAATGACAGATCTTATCACAGGGCAAAGGGCTTATGAGGCAGGCTCAAAGGCAATCACTACAAGTGATGATATGCTTGGAATTGTAAATCAATTAAAACGCTAGAATTAACTAGCGTTTATAATATGTAAAAATATTTAAAAATATACTAAAAAACTCCTATTTATAAATACTTATAAAATATTCTTTTTTATAATTTAAATTTTATCATTAATGTAGTAATATTTTTTAGATGTATTAAAATACATTGAATAAACAATAACGAGGGATATAATGAACAGAAGAGACTTCATTAAAAACACCGCTATTGCTAGTGCTTGTGGTGTTGCAGGTCTTAGTGTTCCAAGTAGTGTACTTGCTAATACTGAGAATAAATGGCGTTGGGATAAGGCTGTTTGTAGATTTTGTGGTACAGGCTGTGGAATTTTAGTTGCAAGTTTAGATGGTAAAATTGTTGCTGTAAAAGGAGATCCAGCAGCTCCTGTAAATCGTGGATTAAATTGTATTAAAGGTTATTTTAATGCAAAAATTATGTATGGAGAAGATCGCTTAGTAACACCTTTACTTCGCGTAAATGCAAAAGGTGAGTTTGATAAAAATGGAAAATTTCAACAAGTTTCTTGGCAAAGAGCCTTTGATGAAATGGAAAAACAATTTAAAAAAGCTTACAAAGAAAAAGGTGTTGAAGGAATTGGAATTTTTGCAAGCGGTCAATACACTATACAAGAAGGATATGCTGCTGCAAAATTAGTAAAAGCTGGTTTTAGATCAAACAATATAGACCCAAATGCACGCCATTGTATGGCTAGTGCGGTTGTTGGTTTTATGCAAACTTTTGGAGTTGATGAGCCTTCTGGCTGTTATGATGATATAGAGCTTACTGATACTATTATTACTTGGGGTGCAAATATGGCAGAAATGCATCCGATTTTATGGTCAAGGGTAAGTGATAGAAAATTAAGTAATTTAGATAAAGTCAAAATTGTAAATTTATCTACTTTTTCTAATAGAACTTCTCATATAGCAGATACTGAAATCATCTTCAAGCCAAATACTGATTTAGCTATTTGGAATTATATCGCTAGAGAGATTGTTTATAATCATCCTGAAGCTATGGATAAAGAATTTATTGAAAAACATTGTATCTTTACAACAGGCTATGCTGATATTGGTTATGGAATGAGAAATAATCCAAACCATCCTAAATTTAAAGCAAGTGAGAAAGATACAGTAGCAAAACAAAATGCTATTATTGTAGATGAAGAAGAAGCGGTATCTTTGGCTTATTTAGGAGTAAAAGCAGGTGATAAATTTGAAATGAAACACCAAAGTGCTCCTGATGCGCATTGGGAAATTTCATTTGAAGATTTCAAAAAAGCATTAGAGCCTTATACGCTTGATTATGTTGCTAAAGTTGCTAAAGGTAATGAAGATGAAAGCATTGAAGAATTTAAGAAAAAACTTCAAGAATTAGCAAATTTATATATAGAAAAAAATAGAAAAGTTGTAAGTTTTTGGACTATGGGCTTTAATCAACACACAAGAGGTACTTGGGTGAATGAACAAGCTTATATGGTGCATTTCTTACTTGGTAAACAAGCTAAGCCAGGTAGCGGTGCGTTTTCATTGACAGGGCAACCAAGTGCTTGTGGAACTGCAAGAGAAGTAGGGACTTTTTCGCATCGTTTACCTGCTGATATGGTCGTTGCAAATCCTAAGCACAGAGAAATTAGCGAAAAAATTTGGAAAGTTCCGGCAAAAACAATCAATCCTAAACCAGGTGCTCCATACTTAAAAATCATGAGAGATTTAGAAGATGGAAATATCAAATTTGCTTGGGTGCAAGTAAATAATCCTTGGCAAAACACTGCTAATGCAAATCACTGGATAGCAGCGGCTAGAGAAATGGATAATTTTATTGTTGTGAGTGATTGCTACCCAGGAATTAGTGCTAAGGTGGCAGATTTAATTTTACCAAGTGCTATGATTTATGAAAAATGGGGTGCTTATGGTAATGCTGAAAGAAGAACTCAACACTGGAAACAGCAAGTGCTGCCTGTAGGTGAGGCTATGAGTGATACTTGGCAAATTATGGAATTTGCAAAACGCTTTAAATTAAAAGAAGTTTGGGGTGAAACTAAGGTAAATGATAAACTTACTCTGCCAAGTGTTTTAGAAGAAGCTAAAGCTATGGGTTATAGTGAAGATGATACTTTATATGATGTATTATTTGCAAACAAAGAAGCAAAATCTTTCAAAGCAAACGATTCTATTGCAAAAGGATTTGATAATAGTGATGTTAATGGCGATGAAAGAAAAATTATAGGTAGCGATGGTAAAGAATTTGAAGGTTATGGCTTTTTTGTGCAAAAATACCTTTGGGAAGAATACCGCAAATTTGGTTTAGGTCATGGGCATGATTTAGCTGATTTTGATACTTATCATAAAGTAAGAGGTTTAAGATGGCCTGTGGTAAA
Protein-coding regions in this window:
- the napA gene encoding periplasmic nitrate reductase subunit alpha, whose product is MNRRDFIKNTAIASACGVAGLSVPSSVLANTENKWRWDKAVCRFCGTGCGILVASLDGKIVAVKGDPAAPVNRGLNCIKGYFNAKIMYGEDRLVTPLLRVNAKGEFDKNGKFQQVSWQRAFDEMEKQFKKAYKEKGVEGIGIFASGQYTIQEGYAAAKLVKAGFRSNNIDPNARHCMASAVVGFMQTFGVDEPSGCYDDIELTDTIITWGANMAEMHPILWSRVSDRKLSNLDKVKIVNLSTFSNRTSHIADTEIIFKPNTDLAIWNYIAREIVYNHPEAMDKEFIEKHCIFTTGYADIGYGMRNNPNHPKFKASEKDTVAKQNAIIVDEEEAVSLAYLGVKAGDKFEMKHQSAPDAHWEISFEDFKKALEPYTLDYVAKVAKGNEDESIEEFKKKLQELANLYIEKNRKVVSFWTMGFNQHTRGTWVNEQAYMVHFLLGKQAKPGSGAFSLTGQPSACGTAREVGTFSHRLPADMVVANPKHREISEKIWKVPAKTINPKPGAPYLKIMRDLEDGNIKFAWVQVNNPWQNTANANHWIAAAREMDNFIVVSDCYPGISAKVADLILPSAMIYEKWGAYGNAERRTQHWKQQVLPVGEAMSDTWQIMEFAKRFKLKEVWGETKVNDKLTLPSVLEEAKAMGYSEDDTLYDVLFANKEAKSFKANDSIAKGFDNSDVNGDERKIIGSDGKEFEGYGFFVQKYLWEEYRKFGLGHGHDLADFDTYHKVRGLRWPVVNGKETQWRFNTKFDYYAKKAAPNSDFAFYGEFAKELPKGDLLAPQTKEKYSLKNKVKIFFRPFMKAPERPSEEYPFWLCTGRVLEHWHSGTMTMRVPELFRAVPEALCYMNEDDARAMKINQGDIVWVQSRRGKVKARVDFRGRNKPSKGLVYVPWFDENVYINKVTLDATCPLSNQTDFKKCAVKITKA